The following coding sequences are from one bacterium HR34 window:
- the ftsX gene encoding Cell division protein FtsX encodes MKYFLKGARWGIKTFKRQKAIASANIFIFSIVLFLLTSLFLFQGVNKHIIEIIKDRVDISIYVKQEILPEDVEKIKENILAIQGIRKVDYISKEEVLEKFLEKHSSDEVVQEALKEVGENPFKSVFNIKADNLESYADIVLQIENIEDLKDKIDEIDFTAKKPVIEKISSFSEKINIGFISFIAIFIIIAILVTINQVKLSIATAKEEIEVMRLIGASNWFIRSAFIAQAVFAVIISTLITLSIISVLLFIFNDSLKSILSGFSLMDYFIDNIFLIISINLLVSIIISTLTSLISLGKYLKI; translated from the coding sequence ATGAAATATTTTTTAAAAGGTGCAAGGTGGGGCATAAAAACATTTAAAAGACAAAAAGCAATAGCAAGTGCAAATATTTTTATTTTTTCAATAGTTTTGTTTCTGTTGACTTCTTTATTTTTATTCCAAGGAGTAAATAAACACATAATAGAAATTATTAAAGACAGGGTTGATATAAGTATATATGTTAAGCAGGAAATTTTACCAGAAGATGTTGAGAAAATTAAAGAAAACATTTTGGCGATACAAGGTATAAGAAAAGTTGATTATATATCCAAAGAAGAGGTTTTGGAAAAATTTTTAGAGAAGCATTCGTCAGATGAAGTTGTGCAAGAAGCACTAAAAGAAGTTGGTGAAAACCCTTTCAAATCAGTTTTTAATATAAAAGCAGACAATTTAGAGTCTTACGCTGACATAGTTTTACAAATAGAAAACATAGAAGATTTGAAAGACAAAATTGACGAAATTGACTTTACTGCTAAAAAACCTGTTATAGAAAAAATTTCATCGTTTTCAGAAAAAATAAATATTGGGTTCATATCTTTTATTGCCATTTTTATAATTATTGCTATATTGGTAACTATAAATCAGGTAAAACTTTCAATCGCAACGGCAAAAGAAGAAATAGAAGTAATGAGGTTAATAGGAGCATCAAACTGGTTTATAAGAAGCGCATTTATAGCCCAGGCAGTTTTCGCAGTGATCATATCAACTTTAATAACTTTGAGTATAATTTCGGTATTATTGTTTATCTTTAATGATAGTTTAAAGAGTATATTGTCTGGGTTTAGTTTAATGGATTATTTTATTGATAATATATTTTTGATAATTTCAATAAATTTGTTAGTATCAATTATTATTTCCACTTTAACGTCATTAATAAGCCTTGGAAAGTACCTTAAAATATAG